A genomic region of Trypanosoma brucei brucei TREU927 chromosome 3, complete sequence contains the following coding sequences:
- a CDS encoding casein kinase 1, putative, whose amino-acid sequence MAEATESPLQCSTNSLPHKSVSPFTPAASARHQVTVADGKITLLHRIGSGAFGELYVGVDKRSNKKLAVKLEKRNIAHPQLCYENKVYHLLHSGGGNALGIPRIYFYTTESTCNVLGMELCGPSLEDLFNYCGRRFTIKTVCMIAHQMINRIEFVHSKGIIHRDIKPENFVFGEGNRTHVLYIIDFGLSKPYWDRRRQVHIPFCEGKSITGTVRYCSSWTHKGYEQGRRDDMESIGFILVYFMSGTLPWQGTTVRDAAQKVAVIGEKKNATSVRELCNGLPNELLQYCAYCRRLGFTDRPDYDYLRGLFSQLARKQKGEQTPQSAASSILAPAAPQTLSPPAAPKNRTTTTSPEPNVSWAPDLGMDRTIVSEYDWMFDWFLKRRSEVSGVPWRSHSFRRQ is encoded by the coding sequence ATGGCTGAGGCAACCGAAAGTCCTCTTCAATGTAGCACGAATAGCTTGCCCCACAAAAGTGTGTCCCCCTTCACACCTGCGGCTAGTGCCCGTCATCAAGTAACGGTAGCAGACGGCAAAATTACGCTGCTTCACCGCATCGGCAGTGGAGCTTTCGGTGAATTATATGTTGGGGTTGACAAACGTTCGAATAAAAAACTGGCGGTGAAGTTGGAAAAGCGCAATATAGCACATCCGCAACTTTGCTACGAGAATAAAGTGTACCATTTGCTACATAGCGGTGGTGGTAATGCGCTGGGAATTCCGCGTATTTACTTCTATACCACGGAATCAACTTGTAACGTACTCGGTATGGAACTTTGTGGGCCGTCGTTAGAGGATCTCTTTAACTATTGCGGAAGGCGCTTCACCATCAAAACGGTTTGCATGATTGCCCATCAAATGATCAACCGTATAGAGTTTGTGCACAGTAAAGGAATCATACATCGAGATATTAAACCTGAAAACTTTGTGTTTGGTGAGGGTAATAGGACGCATGTTCTCTATATTATTGACTTTGGTTTAAGTAAACCGTATTGGGACAGGCGACGTCAGGTTCACATTCCCTTCTGCGAGGGAAAATCTATTACGGGAACGGTGCGTTACTGCAGCTCATGGACCCACAAGGGTTATGAGCAGGGTCGTCGTGACGATATGGAGTCTATAGGGTTTATTCTTGTTTACTTTATGAGTGGTACGTTGCCGTGGCAGGGAACTACAGTTAGAGATGCAGCACAGAAGGTGGCTGTGAttggggagaagaaaaatgcaactTCGGTGCGGGAACTTTGCAACGGACTCCCCAACGAGTTGCTGCAGTATTGCGCGTATTGTAGGCGTTTAGGCTTTACAGATCGACCGGATTATGACTACCTGCGTGGACTTTTTTCACAACTTGcgcggaaacaaaagggtgaACAAACCCCACAGTCGGCAGCATCATCCATACTGGCACCTGCAGCACCACAAACATTATCGCCACCAGCCGCACCGAAGAATCGCACAACGACAACTTCACCTGAGCCAAATGTTAGCTGGGCACCAGATCTTGGAATGGACAGGACAATAGTAAGTGAATATGATTGGATGTTTGACTGGTTCTTGAAGCGGAGGAGCGAAGTGAGTGGAGTCCCGTGGCGGAGTCATTCCTTCAGGCGACAATAA
- a CDS encoding diacylglycerol acyltransferase, putative, whose product MLQKISAESASSYNAEFDPTPPATVEEMHRQLDLIIEACKRLEDLKTSGVRLTHREVLKLRKAYWLAVGETQKLRRDNSSRTGSLDGLETSETSTVDRPLSSGSSVQVNCSDDMGLKRQDAKALSCDEELVKLEKCVEERPEAHTFDVVHDLAEAMNTGWRIFGIPLERRLQTLAVSVFNFFAYVSLSLMLIVVMMVNQVTMVFVILYVLYIFTIGRPKHPLKKKDALMSLGIWHHFTNYFPVRLVVPQKVRCQFDSNKNYLFIYHPHGINSFGALSCFMLDTMNLRTILPGIRIHLQTLKLNFYIPFWRELAVAGGCGDASAQCIRDTLRKGPGECVALVVGGAKESLLARPKRNEVALQDRKGFVRIALQEGTSLVPVYGFGENDVYRIPRFAESNAWRRVEGLVRKYTRFAIPLVKGRGWFNYGFGLSPHRCPITVVFGEPIEVPRIPEPTAEEVQIWHAKYVEALQRLFSENHTVFAADSKGLVIR is encoded by the coding sequence ATGCTTCAAAAGATCAGCGCTGAAAGCGCATCAAGTTACAATGCAGAGTTCGACCCAACTCCTCCTGCGACGGTTGAGGAGATGCACAGACAACTTGATTTGATTATCGAAGCCTGTAAGCGTTTGGAAGACCTCAAAACTAGCGGAGTCCGGCTCACACACCGTGAGGTTCTTAAGTTACGAAAAGCATATTGGCTAGCAGTGGGCGAGACACAGAAGCTGCGCAGGGACAATTCAAGCAGAACTGGTAGTTTGGATGGACTTGAGACTTCGGAGACAAGTACCGTCGACAGGCCATTAAGCAGTGGCAGCTCTGTACAAGTTAATTGTAGCGATGATATGGGTCTCAAACGACAAGATGCTAAGGCGCTAAGTTGCGACGAGGAGCTCGTCAAGTTGGAGAAATGCGTTGAGGAGCGACCAGAAGCACATACTTTTGATGTTGTGCACGATTTGGCAGAGGCGATGAACACCGGATGGCGAATATTCGGCATTCCACTGGAACGTCGGCTTCAGACTTTGGCTGTTTCCGTATTCAACTTCTTTGCGTATGTTTCTCTTAGTCTGATGCTGATTGTAGTAATGATGGTGAACCAAGTGACCATGgtgtttgttattttatACGTACTGTACATTTTCACAATCGGAAGACCGAAACATCCcttgaagaagaaggatgCGCTCATGAGCCTCGGTATATGGCATCACTTCACCAACTATTTCCCGGTGCGCCTCGTCGTGCCGCAAAAGGTACGCTGTCAGTTTGATTCTAATAAAAACTACTTATTCATTTACCATCCTCATGGCATTAATTCTTTTGGAGCCTTATCTTGCTTCATGTTGGACACTATGAACCTGAGGACTATTCTCCCCGGAATCCGCATTCACCTTCAAACGCTCAAATTGAACTTCTACATTCCATTCTGGCGTGAACTTGCGGTTGCTGGAGGTTGTGGGGATGCAAGCGCTCAATGCATTCGTGACACGTTACGCAAAGGCCCTGGTGAGTGTGTGGCACTTGTGGTTGGCGGAGCAAAAGAAAGTCTACTGGCGCGACCAAAGAGAAACGAGGTAGCATTGCAGGACCGCAAGGGGTTTGTTCGGATTGCATTACAAGAGGGTACATCACTGGTGCCCGTGTATGGATTTGGCGAGAACGATGTGTATAGAATTCCCCGCTTCGCCGAGTCCAATGCTTGGAGGCGAGTGGAAGGGTTAGTGAGGAAGTACACGCGATTTGCAATACCGCTTGTGAAGGGTCGCGGTTGGTTCAATTATGGTTTTGGCTTGTCACCGCACCGTTGCCCCATCACTGTTGTGTTTGGTGAACCCATCGAGGTGCCAAGAATACCCGAGCCAACGGCAGAGGAGGTACAAATATGGCATGCGAAATATGTAGAAGCATTGCAGCGATTGTTTAGTGAAAACCACACGGTGTTCGCCGCGGATTCAAAAGGGTTAGTTATACGATAG
- a CDS encoding rev7, putative has protein sequence MAERLQTITFRSSVSTITEFLGFAIYCVLYQRGVYPSDSFQQVTRYGVQLMVSVDEELNSYLAEVLQQVIKWVSQDKLRKLVLVLVDAETKGDVVERWVFDIATQGLEAVEGVNSKSDDTLRKEIQAVLRQVTSSVSYLPLLHRPCYFDMLVYADPDTELPTGSWELSDPRLIMGSSEVTLRSFSTSFHSVSASVAYRDGS, from the coding sequence ATGGCAGAGAGGTTACAAACCATTACTTTTAGGAGCAGTGTCTCTACTATTACAGAATTCCTGGGGTTTGCTATTTATTGCGTACTTTATCAACGCGGCGTGTACCCTAGTGATAGTTTTCAGCAGGTCACCCGATATGGTGTGCAACTGATGGTATCCGTTGATGAAGAGCTTAATTCGTATCTTGCAGAAGTTCTCCAGCAGGTGATAAAGTGGGTCTCACAAGATAAACTTAGAAAGCTTGTTTTAGTTTTAGTTGATGCagagacaaaaggcgatgtTGTCGAGCGGTGGGTGTTTGACATCGCAACTCAGGGACTGGAGGCGGTAGAAGGTGTTAATTCCAAATCCGATGACACGCTTCGGAAGGAGATTCAAGCGGTGCTGCGTCAAGTAACATCATCAGTCTCGTATCTTCCTTTACTGCACCGTCCATGCTACTTTGATATGCTGGTTTATGCGGATCCCGACACGGAGCTTCCAACCGGTTCGTGGGAGCTTAGCGACCCGCGGCTAATTATGGGGAGTAGCGAGGTTACATTGCGTTCATTCTCGACAAGTTTTCATAGCGTAAGTGCATCCGTGGCTTATAGAGATGGTTCATAG
- a CDS encoding chaperone protein DNAJ, putative: MVVVGMNRRFLATSAWLGFSNGMTRNLHTAGTVGRGNFFAYLSLPKSPDLDAADVQRSYHKLQRRVHPDLANVQDANNSTEPPGGVVGSVTTSTTTDVANVDDSMYANLSYETLRDPFRRCKYLSRLSRAEAVKGRPLDPLEEEMLMSDDDGRNVEDNKRLQDAGENMSLPEEFLAEMMAANEYVFSPEETNEYRDRLVILIAHLEERHMECYEATKAQWDAEDFQGFRRSVLEWTYVRNILEKAKDCLGNINEAVPKGV; this comes from the coding sequence atggtggtggtggggatgAACCGTCGTTTCTTAGCAACCAGCGCGTGGCTGGGGTTTTCTAACGGAATGACGCGAAATCTACACACCGCTGGCACCGTTGGAAGGGGAAACTTCTTTGCGTACTTGTCACTGCCGAAATCCCCCGATTTGGATGCTGCAGATGTTCAGCGAAGCTACCACAAACTGCAGCGTCGTGTTCATCCCGATTTGGCTAACGTGCAAGATGCCAACAACTCAACGGAACCGCCTGGCGGCGTGGTGGGATCGGTAACGACATCGACAACAACTGATGTGGCGAATGTTGATGATTCGATGTATGCCAATTTGTCATATGAAACATTGCGTGATCCATTCCGCCGTTGCAAATACCTTTCTCGCTTGAGTCGTGCTGAAGCTGTAAAGGGACGTCCTCTGGATCCgttggaggaggaaatgctCATGAGTGACGATGATGGCCGTAATGTGGAGGATAACAAACGACTTCAGGATGCCGGTGAGAACATGAGCCTGCCAGAGGAGTTTCTTGCTGAAATGATGGCAGCCAATGAGTACGTGTTTTCTCCTGAGGAAACAAATGAGTACCGAGACAGGCTCGTCATTCTCATTGCTCATCTGGAGGAACGCCACATGGAGTGCTACGAAGCAACCAAGGCGCAATGGGATGCGGAGGACTTTCAGGGGTTTCGCCGCAGTGTTTTGGAGTGGACTTACGTGCGGAATATCCTTGAGAAGGCGAAAGACTGTCTTGGGAACATTAACGAAGCGGTCCCAAAGGGTGTTTAA
- a CDS encoding U6 snRNA-associated Sm-like protein LSm8p (identical to GB:AAS57930.1: Lsm8p {Trypanosoma brucei} (PMID:14990572)) translates to MLSQYLRRRVSVVTVDGRYLVGVLHAADQLMNLVLTSCAERVFDDEAEDSTDPNDIKNNRNGTNGATPPGGEMREHSLGVLMIRGSDVVCVASVNTVEEAKLSRKLWRGRNLPVVERVARSATASVKGG, encoded by the coding sequence ATGCTTTCCCAATATCTCAGGCGCCGCGTCTCCGTTGTTACTGTGGATGGGCGGTATCTCGTCGGTGTTCTTCATGCAGCGGATCAACTCATGAATCTCGTGTTAACATCATGTGCAGAGCGTGTTTTTGATGATGAGGCGGAGGACTCAACTGACCCAAATGATATTAAAAATAATCGTAACGGTACAAATGGTGCGACTCCCCCTGGTGGTGAGATGCGGGAACATTCCTTAGGTGTGTTGATGATTCGTGGCAGTGATGTGGTGTGTGTTGCTTCTGTTAATACGGTGGAGGAGGCAAAGTTGAGCAGGAAACTTTGGAGGGGTCGTAACTTACCGGTAGTGGAACGTGTGGCGCGCTCAGCAACAGCTTCAGTTAAAGGTGGATAG
- a CDS encoding pyruvate dehydrogenase E1 beta subunit, putative (similar to Pyruvate dehydrogenase E1 component beta subunit, mitochondrialprecursor (EC 1.2.4.1) (PDHE1-B). (Swiss-Prot:Q38799) [Arabidopsis thaliana;]), translated as MRRFATTFSASSAALGSRTVTSLTVRDALNSAIDEELSRDKTVFVLGEEVGQYQGAYKVTRGLVDKYGTSRVIDTPITEHGFAGMAVGAAMNGMRPVCEFMTMNFAMQAIDQIVNSAGKGLYMSAGQLKCPIVFRGPNGASAGVGAQHSQCFAAWYASIPGLKVFSPYSSEDARGMLKAAIRDDNPVVMLEHELMYGETFKVSDEAMGEDFVIPFGKAKIERPGKDITMIGFSRGVSLCLKAAEQLAKSGIEAEVINLRSLRPLDRATIIQSVKKTGRAMTVDESFPICNIGAEICAIVMESEAFDYLDAPMERVSCADCPTPYSKNLEVASQPQVSDVLDVARRILS; from the coding sequence ATGCGCCGTTTTGCTACTACTTTCTCAGCTTCATCTGCTGCACTTGGTTCTCGGACAGTGACGAGTTTGACTGTTCGTGACGCACTAAACAGTGCAATCGATGAGGAGCTGAGTCGAGACAAAActgtttttgtgttgggTGAAGAGGTCGGACAGTATCAAGGAGCCTACAAGGTGACAAGAGGACTTGTTGATAAGTATGGAACATCTCGTGTTATTGACACACCCATTACGGAACATGGTTTCGCGGGTATGGCTGTGGGTGCCGCCATGAATGGCATGAGACCCGTGTGTGAATTCATGACGATGAACTTCGCCATGCAAGCCATTGACCAAATTGTGAACTCCGCTGGTAAGGGATTGTACATGTCAGCAGGTCAACTTAAGTGTCCTATTGTGTTCCGTGGTCCCAACGGCGCATCAGCCGGTGTTGGGGCTCAACATTCTCAGTGTTTTGCTGCTTGGTATGCCTCAATTCCTGGACTGAAGGTATTCTCCCCATACAGCAGCGAAGACGCTCGTGGAATGCTGAAAGCTGCAATTCGCGATGACAATCCCGTCGTTATGCTTGAACATGAGCTTATGTATGGTGAGACATTCAAAGTAAGTGATGAGGCGATGGGAGAAGACTTTGTCATTCCTTTTGGAAAGGCTAAAATTGAGCGACCTGGCAAGGATATCACAATGATTGGTTTCTCGCGTGGTGTTTCTCTTTGCCTTAAAGCAGCGGAGCAACTTGCCAAGAGCGGTATTGAGGCTGAAGTGATTAACCTTCGTTCCCTTCGTCCTCTGGATCGCGCAACGATCATTCAATCCGTGAAGAAAACTGGTCGTGCGATGACTGTTGATGAATCCTTCCCTATTTGCAATATTGGTGCGGAGATATGCGCCATTGTAATGGAGAGCGAGGCGTTCGATTATCTTGACGCCCCGATGGAGCGCGTTTCATGTGCCGACTGCCCAACACCATACTCGAAAAATTTGGAAGTTGCATCACAACCGCAAGTCTCTGATGTTCTCGACGTGGCACGTCGCATTCTGAGCTAA